From Prochlorococcus marinus XMU1419, a single genomic window includes:
- a CDS encoding gluconeogenesis factor YvcK family protein, with product MNRRKNKVRKYYKYIKKSNFVLLNKILRILSWLLPGLVIKRWMITSAIGFLTSLLGLAVWTNLRPVYWLIEVFFWLMTGLTNVLPVALLGPLIFVIGLLLIGIGQNRSINSIQKALVPEKNTFLVDALRVKSKLNRGPNIVAIGGGTGLSTLLKGLKNYSSNITAIVTVSDDGGSSGILRKQLGVQPPGDIRNCLAALSNEEPILTRLFQYRFSGGTGLEGHSFGNLFLSALTTITGSLEKAVQASSKVLAVQGQVLPATNIDVMLWAELEDGEKIFGESNISKSQKLISRIGYLPENPSALPSALESIKEADLIVLGPGSLYTSLLPNLLVPEIVDALLQSNSPKIYISNLMTQPGETDGLDVYQHIKSIEKQLSNFGVNTRIFNAILSQNKFEKSPLVDYYESRGAEPVKCNREKLLSEGYYVLQAPLYSKRITPTLRHDPRRLARAVMFIYRKLKKIN from the coding sequence ATGAATAGGCGTAAAAATAAGGTAAGAAAATACTACAAGTATATTAAAAAGTCTAATTTTGTTTTATTGAATAAAATCTTAAGAATTTTGAGTTGGCTTTTGCCTGGACTGGTAATAAAAAGATGGATGATTACATCTGCGATAGGTTTTTTAACTTCATTATTAGGCCTCGCTGTATGGACAAATTTAAGACCAGTTTATTGGCTTATTGAAGTATTTTTTTGGTTAATGACAGGCTTAACAAATGTCTTACCTGTCGCGTTATTGGGACCTTTAATTTTTGTGATTGGACTTTTACTAATTGGGATTGGACAAAATAGAAGCATTAATTCTATTCAAAAAGCGCTTGTTCCAGAAAAAAATACATTTTTAGTGGATGCATTAAGAGTTAAGAGTAAGTTAAATAGAGGTCCAAATATTGTTGCTATTGGTGGAGGGACGGGGTTATCTACTTTGTTAAAAGGTTTAAAAAATTACAGCAGCAATATTACAGCAATCGTAACCGTATCCGATGATGGTGGGAGTAGTGGAATTCTTAGAAAACAATTAGGTGTGCAACCTCCCGGCGATATTAGAAATTGCCTGGCGGCTTTATCAAATGAAGAACCAATATTAACTAGATTATTTCAATATAGATTTTCTGGAGGAACTGGTCTTGAAGGTCACAGTTTTGGAAATCTATTCTTGTCAGCTTTAACAACAATTACAGGTAGTTTAGAAAAAGCAGTGCAAGCATCTAGTAAGGTCTTAGCTGTACAAGGTCAGGTATTGCCAGCAACAAATATTGATGTCATGTTATGGGCTGAATTAGAGGATGGCGAAAAAATTTTTGGTGAAAGCAATATTAGCAAATCTCAAAAATTAATTTCAAGGATTGGTTATCTACCAGAAAATCCTTCCGCTCTACCGAGCGCTTTAGAGTCTATAAAGGAAGCTGATCTAATTGTTCTTGGTCCAGGCAGTCTATATACTTCTTTATTACCAAACTTGTTAGTTCCTGAAATAGTCGATGCTTTATTACAGAGTAATTCTCCGAAAATTTACATAAGTAATTTGATGACTCAGCCTGGAGAAACAGATGGTCTTGATGTATATCAACATATTAAATCAATAGAAAAACAATTATCTAATTTTGGAGTTAACACTAGGATTTTTAACGCAATCTTATCTCAGAATAAATTTGAAAAGTCTCCATTAGTTGACTATTACGAAAGTAGAGGAGCAGAACCTGTCAAATGTAATAGAGAAAAATTATTATCTGAAGGTTATTATGTTCTGCAAGCTCCATTGTACTCAAAAAGAATTACACCAACTCTTAGACATGATCCGAGAAGATTAGCAAGAGCCGTTATGTTCATATATCGAAAATTAAAAAAAATAAACTAA
- a CDS encoding NAD(P)H-quinone oxidoreductase subunit J: protein MEKDGLAKSSDNSIEKEGFISQALSKDGIPNESLPNDHLGIENISLEPSKLYEAVSALRNYGFNYLQCQGGYDEGPGKNLVSFYHFITVDDLQNIEKIKEVRLKVFLKRDSDLSIPSLYKIFKGSDWQERETYDMYGINFIDHPNPKRLLMPEDWRGWPLRKDYIQPDFYELQDAY from the coding sequence ATGGAAAAAGACGGTTTAGCAAAATCCTCAGATAATTCGATTGAAAAAGAAGGATTTATAAGTCAAGCTTTATCTAAAGATGGAATTCCAAACGAATCATTACCTAATGACCACTTAGGAATAGAAAATATTTCTTTAGAACCTAGCAAATTATATGAGGCCGTATCAGCTCTAAGAAATTATGGATTCAACTATCTTCAATGTCAAGGCGGATATGATGAAGGGCCAGGTAAAAATCTTGTCAGTTTTTACCATTTTATAACCGTTGATGACTTACAAAATATCGAAAAGATTAAAGAAGTTAGATTAAAAGTCTTCTTAAAAAGAGATTCTGATTTATCAATTCCTAGTTTGTATAAAATTTTTAAAGGAAGTGACTGGCAAGAAAGAGAAACATATGACATGTATGGAATAAATTTTATTGATCATCCAAATCCTAAAAGACTTTTAATGCCGGAAGACTGGAGAGGATGGCCATTGAGAAAAGACTATATTCAGCCAGATTTCTATGAACTTCAAGATGCTTATTAG
- a CDS encoding MlaD family protein, with product MRRSLRDSIVGFSLLGGILIFTLFSFWLRGVRLSSKNWYLFAEFNNASGLSKKSPVTYRGILVGSIEDILFTNESIQAKIVLNNHDIVLPKPAFARVVTNSFLGGDVQVALETSEKSIPKNIAKPASEKCNTKIIVCQGDIITGKQLSSLSNITNKINQLLKVSNQENLIENIVKSIDQFDQTQENLDELIFLSKQEIQRIKPLIKEITTAANHLNNILSTIDDKETLNDIKLTINAAKSISSKLDDMSDDFEKLTKDKELTKSIRDLTIGLSKFFNEIYP from the coding sequence ATGCGTAGAAGCTTACGAGATTCAATAGTTGGATTTTCCTTACTTGGGGGAATTTTGATATTCACATTATTTTCTTTTTGGCTAAGAGGGGTAAGATTATCTTCAAAAAATTGGTACCTTTTTGCTGAATTCAATAACGCAAGCGGTTTATCAAAAAAATCTCCAGTTACCTATAGAGGTATCTTAGTAGGATCAATAGAAGATATCTTATTCACAAATGAATCAATTCAGGCAAAAATAGTTTTAAATAATCATGACATTGTTCTTCCTAAGCCAGCATTTGCAAGGGTAGTAACAAATTCTTTCCTTGGAGGAGATGTTCAAGTTGCTTTAGAAACTAGTGAAAAATCAATTCCTAAAAACATTGCGAAACCTGCTTCTGAAAAATGCAACACTAAAATAATTGTTTGTCAGGGAGATATTATCACTGGTAAACAACTATCAAGTCTTTCAAATATTACAAATAAAATAAATCAACTTTTAAAAGTATCAAATCAAGAGAACTTAATTGAGAATATCGTTAAATCAATTGACCAATTCGATCAAACACAAGAAAACCTCGATGAATTAATTTTTTTATCGAAACAAGAAATACAAAGAATTAAACCATTAATTAAAGAAATTACAACTGCTGCAAATCATTTAAATAACATTTTGTCTACTATCGATGACAAAGAAACTCTTAATGACATTAAATTAACAATCAATGCTGCGAAATCTATCTCCAGCAAATTGGACGATATGAGTGATGATTTTGAAAAATTAACGAAAGATAAAGAACTAACAAAATCTATCAGAGATTTAACTATTGGACTTTCAAAATTCTTCAATGAAATTTATCCATAA
- a CDS encoding NAD(P)H-quinone oxidoreductase subunit 3, whose product MFLLTGYEYFLGFLLIAAAVPVLALVTNLIVAPKGRTGERKLTYESGMEPIGGAWIQFNIRYYMFALVFVIFDVETVFLYPWAVAFNRLGLLAFIEALIFIAILVIALAYAWRKGALEWS is encoded by the coding sequence ATGTTTTTATTAACTGGCTATGAATACTTTTTAGGTTTCCTTCTAATTGCCGCAGCTGTCCCTGTATTAGCTCTAGTTACTAATCTCATCGTTGCCCCAAAAGGCAGAACAGGGGAAAGAAAACTTACATATGAATCCGGAATGGAGCCTATTGGAGGAGCATGGATTCAATTTAATATTCGTTATTACATGTTTGCCTTGGTTTTCGTTATATTTGATGTTGAGACAGTATTCCTTTATCCTTGGGCTGTTGCCTTCAATAGGTTAGGCTTATTAGCTTTTATTGAGGCTTTAATCTTTATTGCAATACTTGTTATTGCCCTAGCATACGCATGGAGAAAAGGTGCTTTAGAATGGAGTTAA
- a CDS encoding rubredoxin, whose translation MSENIQPTSEENKIVEDFKKEKLSDNSSGVNVEQPVLNLEQNRFECRSCGYIYDPSEGNKKLNIPKNTPFSELDGNTFACPVCRAGKNFYKDIGPKSKPSGFEENLVYGFGFNSLPPGQKNILIFGGLAFAAAMFLSLYSLH comes from the coding sequence GTGAGTGAAAACATTCAACCAACCTCTGAGGAAAACAAAATAGTTGAAGACTTTAAGAAAGAAAAACTTTCTGATAATTCCTCAGGTGTAAATGTTGAACAACCTGTTCTTAATCTAGAACAAAATAGATTCGAATGTAGAAGTTGTGGATATATTTATGATCCGTCTGAAGGAAATAAAAAACTAAACATTCCTAAAAATACTCCTTTTTCTGAGTTAGATGGGAATACCTTCGCTTGCCCTGTTTGTCGAGCTGGTAAAAATTTTTATAAAGATATAGGTCCCAAATCTAAACCTAGTGGCTTTGAAGAAAATTTAGTTTATGGGTTTGGTTTTAATAGTTTACCTCCTGGACAAAAAAACATATTGATTTTTGGTGGGCTGGCGTTTGCTGCTGCTATGTTTCTTTCTTTGTACTCTTTGCATTAG
- a CDS encoding NADH dehydrogenase subunit K, translating into MNPQLSPKAIREIREGTCNPLGAPQVTTDLSENIILTSLDDLHNWARLSSLWPLLYGTACCFIEFAALIGSRFDFDRFGLVPRSSPRQADLLIVAGTVTMKMAPALVRLYEQMPEPKYVIAMGACTITGGMFSADSTTAVRGVDKLIPVDLYLPGCPPRPEAIFDAVIKLRKKVGNESILERTKTEQTHRYITVDHEMNLVFSENNGEYLNKTPTKVIPSSQKENINELNGIVDKSKIINTDQD; encoded by the coding sequence TTGAATCCACAATTATCCCCAAAAGCAATAAGAGAAATTCGAGAAGGAACTTGTAATCCTCTTGGTGCACCCCAAGTTACTACAGATTTAAGCGAAAATATTATATTAACAAGCTTAGACGATCTTCATAATTGGGCTAGGCTAAGCAGTCTATGGCCTCTCTTGTATGGAACAGCTTGTTGTTTTATAGAATTTGCTGCTTTAATTGGATCTAGATTTGATTTTGATAGATTTGGATTAGTACCTAGAAGTTCTCCAAGACAAGCTGATTTATTAATAGTTGCAGGAACAGTAACAATGAAGATGGCTCCTGCCTTAGTGAGGCTTTATGAGCAGATGCCTGAACCAAAGTACGTTATTGCTATGGGTGCTTGCACAATTACAGGGGGCATGTTTAGCGCAGACTCTACTACAGCCGTCAGAGGCGTTGATAAATTAATACCTGTTGATCTATACCTTCCAGGATGTCCACCTAGACCAGAAGCCATTTTCGATGCTGTAATAAAACTAAGAAAAAAAGTTGGTAATGAATCAATTTTAGAAAGAACAAAAACAGAACAAACCCACAGGTACATAACAGTTGATCATGAAATGAATCTTGTTTTCTCTGAAAATAATGGTGAATATCTAAATAAAACTCCCACGAAAGTTATTCCTTCCTCCCAAAAAGAAAATATAAATGAATTAAATGGTATCGTCGATAAATCTAAAATTATTAACACTGATCAAGATTAA
- a CDS encoding ABC transporter ATP-binding protein, with protein sequence MKKTNHAVKTKNLSISWGEVNVLNDLNFELNDGEKLAIVGPSGSGKSTILKILAGLLLPTKGELRINGEKQIYLRLDQINPPDVRLVFQNPALLGSLTIEENVGFLLKRNKNLSKKLIHEIVLECLAEVGLFNIENKFPNQLSGGMQKRVSLARALITDQTLNAKSKPLLLFDEPTAGLDPIASSRIEDLINKTNDKANGSSIVVSHVISTIERTSDKVLMLYGGKFRWGGSIDEFKKSNDPYVFQFRNGKLNGPMQPIDI encoded by the coding sequence TTGAAAAAAACAAATCATGCAGTTAAAACAAAAAACCTTTCAATAAGCTGGGGGGAAGTTAATGTACTTAATGATCTAAATTTTGAACTTAATGACGGAGAGAAATTAGCTATTGTTGGCCCTTCAGGTTCAGGTAAATCAACAATTTTAAAAATATTAGCTGGTCTCCTATTACCTACCAAAGGTGAACTAAGAATAAATGGTGAAAAACAAATCTATTTGAGATTAGATCAAATTAATCCTCCTGATGTAAGACTAGTATTTCAAAACCCAGCTTTATTGGGGTCTTTAACTATTGAAGAAAATGTAGGTTTCCTACTTAAAAGAAATAAAAACTTATCTAAAAAGTTAATTCATGAAATTGTACTTGAATGTTTAGCTGAGGTAGGTTTATTTAATATTGAAAATAAATTTCCAAATCAATTAAGCGGAGGAATGCAAAAAAGAGTAAGTTTAGCCAGAGCATTAATTACAGATCAAACTCTTAATGCGAAGAGTAAACCCTTATTACTTTTTGATGAACCAACTGCAGGTCTTGATCCAATTGCCTCATCAAGAATTGAAGATTTAATTAATAAAACAAACGATAAAGCAAATGGATCATCTATTGTTGTAAGCCATGTTATTAGTACTATAGAGAGGACCTCAGATAAAGTATTAATGCTTTACGGGGGCAAATTTAGATGGGGAGGTTCCATTGATGAATTTAAAAAAAGCAATGATCCCTATGTCTTTCAATTTAGAAATGGGAAACTTAATGGCCCAATGCAACCCATAGACATTTAG